In Streptomyces capitiformicae, one genomic interval encodes:
- a CDS encoding RHS repeat-associated core domain-containing protein, translating to MSAGIRARLRARRGSGGIGRVAVPALVLAVLAPTALAGPVQAADRGLGRPDAPKQEVSEVHAVTGLGAGKARARVAAVGKENALQARRAKTQQTATWPKAGAASAKPAGKGKAARLTAGGLPVTLADTSGSTRIEVLDRKKTEAAGVKGVLLTATATEPGTAKIGVDYSAFASAYGGDWAGRLRLYSLPACALTTPDKPACRERTPLDSHNDISGRTVSADIALTETPTGTASNRAEESGTVTPASFSSATTAAAATDSSATTVLALAATTGASTSGSGDYTASPLSSSSTWEAGGSSGAFTWSYDMAVPPAAAGPKPSVSLSYDSGSIDGRTASTNNQGSQVGEGFDLSAASYVERSYGSCDEDGQDDKYDLCWKYDNASIVLNGKSNELIKDDTTGVWRLSSDDASTVTHSTGADNGDGNGEYWTVITGDGTKYVFGLNKLPGAGTDDATDSVWTVPVYGDDSGEPGYDQGSAFADRSVTQAWRWNLDYVVDTHGNAMTYWYTPETNYYAKNGADTATTKYTRGGYLNKILYGQDKDTLFSGVTSDKVTFSYAERCTASDCSELKESTADNWPDVPYDSVCASGADCDAVSPAFFTRKRLTNVTTHAWSATASALTAVDSWDLTQEYLDGGDIGDTSDQTLTLKSVRHTGKNGTDIALDPVTFTYEMRPNRVDATDNILPLTRPRMRTVTSETGAITTVTLSGPECVRGSNMPAAEDDNSKSCYPQYWHINGAENASLDWFHKYRVTAVGTADPTGKNEGTENTYSYADPAWHYNDDPLTPEDERTWSVWRGYGKVTVTKGIAGKTQSKTVSLYLQGMHGDKRKDTTATRSVSVAGIDVAGLDVADQTDSDAYAGFLREQITYDGSTPIAVTVNDPWSRRTATQHKSYADSEAYYVRTEKTFTHTYLTAKADWRTRTTATTEWDDYGNPLKVYDAGDTAVTGDETCTRTWYVANSDVGINSLVTRKRVVGRACSTAETDLSLPTSSATRGDVLSDAATVYDGPATTTAWTASQTPTLGEATWTGRASAYPAAATNGERNPSSWQTLSRSTYDALGRVASVTDTAGNTSTTSYTPVAAGPLTRTKVTNAKSQSIYTYNDYARGLPTKVYDVNNKITETTYDALGRATATWLPNRSRSGGYSANHTYAYSVTDGAPSWSSTSSLKSDGTTYNTSYQIYDSLLRPLQSQTPTPQGGRLLTDTRYDSRGLAYETYADVFDTTSTPNGTYTRAEYGRAPKQTAIVFDGAERPVSGTFYVYGVQKWSNSSTYTGDSTATTAAAGGSATRTIVDALGRTVETREYAGTSPADTGYGAGVGASYTSTKFTYTRDGKQETITGPDSSWSYGYDLYGRQTSATDPDKGTATTGYTSLDQVSWTKDAAGRVLITAYDVLGRTTGTWSAAAGADLTSTTEEQVDANKLTAYAYDTLVKGQLDSSTRYVGGVSGSAYTRKVTAYDSLYRATTTQLILPSTDPLVTSKAVGSTLTFSTYYNIDGTQQYTAEPAAGGLGAETVAFEYDGLGLNTKSGGTSDYLLDTSYSALSQPEVLTLGTSAAAGTKKAYVSNLYEEGTDRLTRSSVTDDTHAYKLQELNYSYDEAGNVTAISDPTTLGGTGKADHQCFSYDGHRRLLESWTPSTADCATSGRTTANLGGADPYWTSYTYKNSGLRATETTHTTSATTTRTYCYDSTKVHRLTATTTGATCTGVTAAYGYDTTGNTTSRPDGSASQALTWSAEGRLDTVKEGASTTGYVYDADGDLLIRRNTGGETVLYLGTTEVHLDTSNSTAKYWAQRYYSGAGSIVALRSNKSGTSTLTWLAADHHGTSSLAVDASTQAVTKRYTTPFGAPRAGGTGTWPDDKAFLGASADNSTGMTHLGAREYDPVTGRFISVDPLLSLDQHQSLNGYTYGNNNPATWSDPTGLEIGSMPNSCRYSLANCDSKTQKSVGYDPKTGTVDPSKGTASTSSTGTTTSVPTPIKRNGVSGPKWGWLSAIEDTVVDYGSAIFSQPDIWWGAAETAGSMILMGAGADLVIAGGAVCAATGVGCVIGVPAAAGGVALIGAGAAGTADGIGRINDGLGKALREAESNAGKSEGAGSTAKSGDLGPKWKAQEPSNICGSSGCEDVAVDIQAKIGGERMRITDQYGAPQLGKYRGEDTGWAHHDVVLKDGQVYDAWTGRHGEPVDRYMSRWEYGEYLQMKPSPYQP from the coding sequence ATGAGCGCCGGTATACGTGCCCGTCTGCGCGCCCGCCGGGGCAGTGGCGGTATCGGACGCGTCGCGGTGCCGGCGCTCGTACTGGCCGTCCTCGCGCCGACCGCGCTGGCCGGGCCGGTCCAGGCGGCGGACCGCGGGTTGGGCCGCCCCGACGCGCCGAAGCAGGAGGTCTCCGAGGTCCACGCGGTCACCGGCCTCGGAGCTGGGAAGGCCCGGGCCCGGGTGGCCGCGGTCGGCAAGGAGAACGCCCTGCAAGCCCGGCGGGCCAAGACGCAGCAGACTGCGACCTGGCCGAAGGCCGGTGCGGCGAGCGCGAAGCCCGCCGGGAAGGGCAAGGCCGCCCGGCTGACCGCAGGCGGGCTCCCCGTGACGCTCGCCGACACCTCCGGCAGCACCCGGATCGAGGTCCTGGACCGGAAGAAGACCGAGGCCGCCGGCGTCAAGGGCGTGCTACTGACGGCGACGGCCACCGAGCCCGGCACCGCGAAGATCGGCGTCGACTACTCGGCCTTCGCCTCCGCGTACGGTGGCGACTGGGCGGGCCGCCTGCGCCTATACAGCCTCCCGGCCTGCGCCCTGACCACCCCGGACAAGCCGGCCTGCCGCGAGCGCACCCCGCTCGACTCCCACAACGACATCTCGGGCAGGACCGTTTCCGCGGACATCGCGCTGACGGAGACGCCAACGGGCACGGCGTCGAACAGGGCAGAAGAGTCCGGCACGGTAACCCCGGCGAGCTTCTCCTCGGCCACCACCGCTGCCGCCGCGACCGACTCCTCCGCGACAACCGTCCTGGCCCTGGCCGCCACCACGGGCGCGTCCACGTCCGGCTCCGGCGACTACACCGCGAGCCCTCTCTCGTCCTCCTCCACTTGGGAGGCGGGCGGCTCATCGGGCGCGTTCACGTGGTCGTACGACATGGCCGTACCGCCCGCCGCGGCGGGGCCGAAACCGAGCGTGTCGCTGTCGTACGACTCTGGCAGCATCGACGGCCGGACAGCCTCGACGAACAACCAGGGCAGCCAGGTCGGCGAGGGCTTCGATCTGTCCGCCGCGTCCTACGTGGAGCGCTCGTACGGCTCCTGCGACGAGGACGGGCAGGATGACAAGTACGACCTGTGCTGGAAGTACGACAACGCCTCCATCGTCCTCAACGGCAAGTCCAACGAGTTGATCAAGGACGACACGACCGGTGTGTGGCGGCTGAGCTCCGATGACGCCTCCACGGTCACCCACTCCACCGGCGCCGACAACGGCGACGGCAACGGCGAGTACTGGACCGTGATCACCGGCGACGGCACCAAGTACGTCTTCGGCCTCAACAAGCTGCCTGGCGCGGGCACCGACGACGCCACCGACTCCGTGTGGACGGTCCCGGTCTACGGCGACGACTCCGGCGAGCCCGGTTACGACCAGGGCTCCGCCTTCGCCGACCGGTCCGTGACCCAGGCCTGGCGCTGGAACCTGGACTACGTCGTGGACACGCACGGCAACGCCATGACGTACTGGTACACGCCGGAGACCAACTACTACGCCAAGAACGGTGCCGACACCGCCACCACCAAGTACACCCGCGGTGGCTACCTCAACAAGATCCTCTACGGTCAGGACAAGGACACCCTGTTCTCCGGCGTGACCTCCGACAAGGTCACCTTCTCCTACGCCGAGCGCTGCACCGCCTCCGATTGCTCTGAGTTGAAGGAGTCCACCGCCGACAACTGGCCGGACGTCCCCTATGACTCGGTGTGCGCCTCGGGTGCCGACTGCGACGCGGTCAGCCCGGCCTTCTTCACCCGCAAGCGCCTGACCAACGTCACCACGCACGCCTGGTCGGCCACGGCGAGCGCCCTCACCGCCGTCGACAGCTGGGACCTGACCCAGGAGTACCTGGACGGCGGCGACATCGGCGACACCTCAGACCAGACCCTGACCCTGAAGTCGGTCCGGCACACCGGGAAGAACGGCACCGACATCGCGCTCGACCCGGTGACCTTCACCTACGAGATGCGCCCCAACCGAGTCGATGCCACCGACAACATCCTGCCGCTGACCCGGCCCCGCATGAGGACGGTCACCTCCGAGACGGGCGCCATCACCACCGTCACCCTCTCCGGGCCGGAGTGCGTGCGCGGTTCGAACATGCCGGCCGCCGAGGACGACAACTCCAAGTCCTGCTACCCGCAGTACTGGCACATCAACGGCGCCGAGAACGCCTCGCTCGACTGGTTCCACAAGTACCGGGTCACCGCCGTCGGCACCGCCGACCCGACCGGCAAGAACGAGGGCACCGAGAACACCTACAGCTACGCCGACCCGGCCTGGCACTACAACGACGATCCGCTGACCCCGGAGGACGAGCGCACCTGGTCCGTCTGGCGCGGCTATGGCAAGGTCACCGTCACCAAGGGCATCGCGGGCAAGACCCAGTCGAAGACCGTCTCCCTCTACCTGCAGGGCATGCACGGCGACAAGCGCAAGGACACCACCGCCACCCGGTCCGTCTCGGTCGCCGGCATCGACGTCGCCGGTCTGGACGTCGCCGACCAGACCGACAGCGACGCGTACGCGGGCTTCCTGCGCGAGCAGATCACCTACGACGGCTCGACCCCGATCGCGGTCACCGTCAACGATCCTTGGTCCCGCCGTACCGCGACCCAGCACAAGTCCTACGCCGATTCCGAGGCGTACTACGTGCGCACGGAGAAGACCTTCACCCACACCTACCTGACGGCGAAGGCCGACTGGCGCACGCGCACCACCGCCACCACCGAGTGGGACGACTACGGCAATCCGCTGAAGGTGTACGACGCGGGCGACACCGCCGTCACCGGCGACGAGACCTGCACCCGCACCTGGTACGTGGCCAACTCCGACGTGGGCATCAACTCCCTGGTCACCCGCAAGCGGGTGGTCGGCCGGGCCTGCTCGACCGCCGAGACCGATCTTTCCCTGCCGACGTCCAGTGCCACTCGTGGCGACGTGCTGTCCGACGCTGCCACCGTCTACGACGGCCCCGCCACCACCACCGCCTGGACGGCGTCCCAGACGCCGACACTCGGTGAGGCCACCTGGACCGGCCGCGCCTCCGCCTACCCGGCCGCGGCGACGAACGGCGAGCGCAACCCGTCGAGCTGGCAGACCCTCAGCCGGAGCACGTACGACGCCCTGGGCCGGGTCGCCTCCGTCACCGACACGGCCGGCAACACCAGCACCACGTCCTACACGCCCGTCGCGGCCGGCCCGCTGACCAGGACCAAGGTCACCAACGCCAAGTCGCAGAGCATCTACACCTACAACGACTACGCCAGGGGCCTGCCGACCAAGGTCTACGACGTCAACAACAAGATCACCGAGACGACGTACGACGCCCTCGGCCGCGCCACCGCGACCTGGCTGCCCAACCGTTCCCGCTCCGGCGGCTACAGCGCCAACCACACCTACGCCTACTCCGTCACCGACGGCGCCCCGTCCTGGTCCTCGACCTCCTCGCTCAAGTCCGACGGCACCACGTACAACACCAGCTACCAGATCTACGACTCGCTGCTGCGCCCGCTCCAGAGCCAGACACCGACCCCGCAGGGCGGACGGCTGCTCACCGACACCCGCTACGACAGCCGCGGCCTGGCCTACGAGACGTACGCCGACGTCTTCGACACGACATCCACCCCGAACGGCACCTACACCCGCGCCGAGTACGGCCGCGCCCCCAAGCAGACCGCGATCGTCTTCGACGGTGCCGAGCGGCCGGTGAGCGGCACCTTCTACGTGTACGGCGTGCAGAAGTGGAGCAACAGCAGCACGTACACGGGTGACTCCACCGCGACCACGGCCGCTGCAGGCGGCTCGGCGACCCGGACCATCGTGGACGCCCTGGGGCGCACGGTCGAGACCCGCGAGTACGCCGGTACGAGCCCCGCCGACACCGGTTACGGGGCGGGTGTGGGCGCGTCCTACACCTCCACGAAGTTCACGTACACCCGTGACGGCAAGCAGGAAACCATCACCGGCCCGGACAGCAGCTGGTCCTACGGCTACGACCTGTATGGCCGTCAGACCTCCGCCACCGACCCGGACAAGGGCACAGCGACCACCGGCTACACCAGCCTGGACCAGGTCTCCTGGACCAAGGACGCGGCCGGCCGGGTCCTCATCACCGCCTACGACGTACTGGGCCGCACCACCGGTACTTGGTCCGCTGCCGCCGGCGCCGACCTGACCTCCACCACGGAGGAGCAGGTCGACGCGAACAAGCTCACGGCCTACGCGTACGACACGCTCGTCAAGGGCCAGCTCGACTCCTCCACCCGCTACGTCGGGGGTGTCTCCGGCAGCGCTTACACCCGCAAGGTGACGGCCTACGACAGCCTGTACCGGGCCACCACCACCCAGCTGATCCTGCCGTCGACCGACCCGCTCGTCACCTCCAAGGCCGTGGGCTCGACACTGACCTTCTCCACGTACTACAACATCGACGGCACCCAGCAGTACACCGCGGAGCCCGCCGCCGGCGGTCTCGGCGCGGAGACCGTCGCCTTCGAATACGACGGCCTGGGCCTCAACACGAAGTCCGGTGGCACCAGTGATTACCTGCTGGACACCAGCTACTCCGCCCTGAGCCAGCCCGAGGTGCTCACCCTCGGCACTTCCGCGGCCGCGGGTACCAAGAAGGCGTACGTCAGCAACCTGTACGAGGAGGGCACCGACCGCCTGACCCGCTCCTCGGTCACCGATGACACGCACGCCTACAAGCTCCAGGAACTGAACTACAGCTACGACGAAGCGGGCAACGTCACCGCCATCTCCGACCCGACCACCCTGGGCGGGACCGGCAAGGCGGACCACCAGTGCTTCAGCTACGACGGTCACCGCCGTTTGCTGGAGTCTTGGACCCCGTCGACGGCGGACTGCGCCACCTCCGGCCGTACGACGGCGAACCTGGGTGGCGCCGACCCGTACTGGACGTCGTACACCTACAAGAACTCCGGCCTGCGAGCCACCGAGACCACCCACACCACCAGCGCGACCACCACCCGGACCTACTGCTACGACAGCACGAAGGTCCACCGGCTCACCGCCACCACCACCGGCGCCACCTGCACCGGCGTCACGGCTGCTTACGGCTACGACACCACCGGCAACACCACCAGCCGGCCCGACGGCAGCGCGAGCCAGGCCCTCACCTGGTCCGCGGAGGGCCGCCTCGACACAGTCAAGGAAGGCGCGAGCACCACCGGTTACGTCTACGACGCGGACGGCGATCTCCTGATCCGCCGCAACACCGGCGGTGAGACAGTCCTGTACCTGGGCACGACCGAGGTCCATCTCGACACCTCGAACTCGACCGCGAAGTACTGGGCCCAGCGCTACTACAGCGGCGCCGGCTCCATCGTCGCCCTGCGCAGCAACAAGTCCGGTACGTCGACACTGACCTGGCTGGCCGCCGACCACCACGGCACCAGCAGCCTGGCCGTGGACGCCTCCACCCAGGCCGTCACCAAGCGCTACACCACTCCGTTCGGTGCCCCGCGCGCCGGAGGCACCGGCACCTGGCCCGACGACAAGGCGTTCCTCGGCGCCTCCGCCGACAACTCCACCGGCATGACCCATTTGGGCGCCCGTGAGTACGACCCGGTCACCGGCCGGTTCATCAGCGTCGACCCGCTGCTCAGTCTGGATCAGCATCAGTCGCTGAACGGCTACACCTACGGCAACAACAACCCGGCGACCTGGTCCGACCCCACCGGTCTGGAGATCGGGTCGATGCCCAACTCCTGCCGCTACTCGCTCGCGAACTGCGACTCCAAGACGCAGAAGTCGGTCGGCTACGACCCGAAGACCGGTACGGTCGACCCCTCCAAGGGCACCGCCAGCACCAGCAGCACCGGCACGACCACCAGCGTTCCCACCCCCATCAAGAGGAACGGTGTCAGTGGCCCGAAGTGGGGCTGGCTGTCGGCCATTGAGGACACGGTCGTCGACTACGGCTCCGCGATCTTCTCCCAGCCCGACATCTGGTGGGGCGCCGCCGAGACCGCCGGAAGCATGATTCTTATGGGCGCCGGCGCAGACCTCGTCATCGCGGGCGGGGCCGTCTGCGCCGCCACCGGCGTCGGCTGTGTCATTGGTGTTCCCGCCGCCGCAGGCGGCGTGGCCCTGATCGGCGCTGGCGCCGCGGGCACGGCGGACGGCATCGGCCGCATCAACGACGGGCTCGGGAAAGCGCTCAGAGAGGCCGAGTCGAATGCAGGGAAGAGCGAGGGAGCTGGATCCACAGCCAAGAGCGGAGACCTCGGTCCGAAATGGAAGGCGCAAGAACCGTCAAATATTTGTGGGAGTAGCGGTTGTGAAGACGTAGCTGTAGATATCCAGGCGAAGATCGGCGGAGAGCGAATGCGTATAACCGACCAGTACGGTGCACCACAACTCGGGAAATACCGAGGTGAGGACACGGGTTGGGCGCATCACGACGTCGTGCTGAAAGATGGACAGGTATACGATGCGTGGACAGGGCGTCACGGTGAACCTGTGGACCGCTACATGAGTCGCTGGGAGTACGGTGAATATCTGCAGATGAAGCCGAGCCCCTATCAGCCGTGA